The nucleotide window CATTGTAACAAATTAGCATCTTTATTTTTAAGGTTTTTGATGTATAATACTTAAGAATCTTTTGGGAGAAGTATGACATCTATAAACACAGGCTTGCAATCTTATTCTTACGCTAATTATCAGTCTAATTTGCAATCGCAAAATGCATCTAAAAATCCTGCAAACACAGAGCTTCAAGCTAAAATTGCTGGTATTCCTGGTGTTGATGATTCATCTATTGAGGCAAGTTCAGTAGTTTCAGGCGTTGGCCAAATTATAGATATTTTAGTTTAGCTTTTTAGGCACTGTTAGCTAATTATTATAAAATTTGTTATGAGTCAAAAATTGATATATACAAGGCAGAAAGTGCGTCGAATAGTTATTCATATTCGCAAGCTTTCTAACGAAGTAGATAGCAATTTTTGCCATAACCTAAAAGGCTACTATTAATTTTGGCATATAGCTACAGAAAAATTTTCGGAAATATGAGTAACTATTTCACTCAATTTTTCTTTGCTCTCTGCAAAAATTAATCAAGTAGCAAATTTATAATAATTAGCTAACAGTGCCTAGGCCTCGCAATTATTGCAAAGGCCTATAATTTCAATGCTTTTAGGAATAATTTTTAAGGCTGATTTTGTAATTGCTTTTAATATAATCTCATCAAAATTAACTCCAGCAACTTCATCAATTTTTCCGCATTTATTGCAAATAATCATTGCATTTAATGCCTGATGATTGTGATTGCCATGGCAAGCCGTATAAGTGCTTGTGGCTTGAATTTGGTGGATATTTCCGCTTTTTTCAAGCCTAGCTAATGCCCTATAAATAATCGGAGGGCTTTTGATTTTATTTTTCAATTTTGCAAGAATTTCATAGGCAGAAACAGGTGCTAAAGCTTTTTTTATCACATCTAAAACAAGCTCATCATTGGTTTTTTTAATCTGTTTCATATATTATAATTCTTTTGATATAGCCAATTAAAAGCCTATTATAAAAAATGTTTTAGGAAATAAAAGAGATGAAATATAAAAAAGGGCTTCAAAGCCCCTTTATTTATTGGCGCACCCGACAGGATTCGAACCCATGACCTTCTGATCCGTAGTCAGACGCTCTATCCAGCTGAGCTACGGGTGCGTATTGTAAATCTATTGCTAGATGCCCGAAAAATAATATATAAACCCTAGAAAGCAATATAATTTTTAGTCTTTTGTGGAAATGTTAGGTTGGCTCAAAAAAAAGCCTGTAATTTGGCTGGTTTCAGATGGCACAGATAATATTGTGCAGTCTAGAGAACTCGCCAAAAACCTTACAAAACCTCAATATATTTATGAGTTTACTAGATTAAATGCAAATTCCAATTTTGAATTTCCTGATATTGCTGTTGGTGTTGGTTATAATATCGCTGATATTTTGATTAGCTTAAAGGAGCGTTCAAAAAATAAAACCAAGATTATTTCAATTCTTGATCCGCTTAAAAACCAAAGTGATTTTGATTATATAATTTTGCCTTCTTATGAGCCTTACAAGATTAATTCAGGCAATATAATTTATTCAAGGGGGCTAATTAATTATATTAATCCAAGATTTTTAGAAAAAGTAAAAAAAGATAAAAAATTCAAATTTTTTAATGAGTTTAAGTTGAAGCCTCCATTTACAACTTTAATTCTTGGCGGAAGGCACACCGGCGGAAATGTTTCAGAGGAAGATGTGGAGATTTTAGCAGAGAGATTAAATCAAATTATTACCCACAAAGGTGGCACAATTTTAATATCTTCTAGTAGAAGAACTGAAGCAAAAACTATAGCAAGGCTTAAAGAAAAATTACATGCTCCTTTTTATTTTTATGATTACTCAGAGCGAAAAATTGAAAATCCTTATAATTATTTTTTGGCGATTTCAGATGAAATAATTGTAACTGGTGATTCAGTTAGAATGATGTGTGAGGCAGTTAGTAGTGGAAAAAAAATTCGCATTTTTAAGCCTAAAATGCTTGGGTTTCAATATTATTCCTTGATTGATGAGTTTATTAAAAATAATAATGCAATTGATTTGATGGATAAAAATTTTGATACAAAACCATTTTCAACACAGCTAATCAACGAAGCAAAAAGAATCGCAGAAATTATAAAACTAAGTTTTGCGAATAAAAAAAGCGTGTGAAAATAATTCTACACGCTTTTAATATTGAATTAGATTTAACTAATTAGCCGTTGATAACTTTTAAGTTAACAGCTGTAAGTTTACCTTTTTCTGTAGCTAGTTCAAAAGAGATTTTATCACCTTCGTGTAACCTAACATTTGATGCGATAACAGCAGATTTGTGAACAAACACATCTGCACCGCCTGTGTCAGGTTGGATAAAACCAAAACCTTTCTTAAAGTTGAACCATTTAACCGTTCCAGTAGCCATTTTTACTCCTAAATTGAAATCAAAATCGCATAATTTTGTTTTACAAAATTATACAGATAAGCTCAACCGAGCCTATCTAACAAACATAATATATTAAAATATCGGCTTGGCAAGTGATATAATTATTAGTTACTCTCAATGAATTTTCCATTTTTGGATAGGACTAAATCTCTGATTTGTGAGGCGGCGAATTTTACTTTTTCCTCATCTAAGCCGCGAACAACAAGGCTTACAGAGTATTTTCCTTCATAAATGAAGGGGTAGCTTCCAATTTCAGTTTCAGGGTTTGCTTTTTGAATTTCTGCAAGTGGAACTGCAACATCACCCTCTACTAAATTGCAAGAGATGGTTTCGGACAAAATTTTTCTACCCTGCACCAAAAATTGCGAAGCGTAATCAAACATAACCTGCATAATGCTTGGAATTCCTGCTAGAATAAAAACATTTTCAATTTTGCAACCAGGTGCAGAAGTGAGCGGATTATCAATTAAACTAGCTCCTTCGGGTGTGAGTGCCATTCTTAGCCTTGCCTCATTAAGTTCACTGCCACGATTTTTGTAATATTCCTCAAGTCTTTTCCTCGCTTCAGGGTGTTCAACTGCTTTTACGCCGAATGCATAAGCGATGCTTTCAATGGTGATGTCATCATGCGTTGGCCCAATTCCACCAGTTGTGAATAGATAATCATATTTCTTTCTAAGCTGATTTACCGCCTCAGCAATTTCCTCTTTAATATCTTTGACAACACGAACTTCGCAGAAATTTATACCCATTTCTACTAGTTTTTTAGCAATGTAATTTAGGTTTTTATCTTGCGTTTTGCCTGATAAAATTTCATTACCTATTATAAGAAGTGCTGCGGTTTTATTCATTTATAGAGATTTTAGGTATTCTTTATAAGAATTTTCATCCATTAAGTCAGATAGCTCAGTGGGGTTAGACATTTTAATTTTTGCAATCCAACCTTTTTCAAGATTTAATTTGAGATCATCAACATTATCAGCAAGCGTACTATTCACCTCAACAATTTCTCCAGAAACTGGAGTATAAATTTCAGAGGCGATTTTAACTGATTCCACAACTGCAAAATCCTGACCTTTCTTAACATTTAGGCCTTTTTCAGGAAGCTGAATAAAAACTAAATCTCCAAGTGCATCCTTAGCGTAATCAGTGATGCCGATTGTTATAATATCTCCTTCAACACGAATAGTTTCGTGTTCTTTTGTGTATTTAATAGACATTTTGTAAATTTTTTTTGTTAAGGTTTATATAATTTTCTCCCCCTGTTTACGGGGGGAGATTAAGAGGGGGGCTTAAATAGAATAAGTTTCAGTATAAATTAAATATTCGCTTCAAATTGCCCCCACCCTAACCCTCCCCCGTAAACAGGGGAGGGGATTTGATAATAAATAACTAAAGTGATAAAAAATATTTTCAATAATTAAAATTTTTTAACCAACGATTTTTTTTATTTTAGGCTGAACGAAAGTGAATCTTGAAACTATTGCTTGATATTTTTTGCCCCTAACATCAACTTCTAAAACCTCGCCCTCTTTGGCGAAATCATTGGAAATTATGCCCATTGAGATTGGCTTCTGCAAAACGGGGGAAAACCCACCGCTTGTAATAATTCCAATTTTATTGCCGTTCTTAAAAATTTCTGAGCCTTCTCTAGCAACCACTTTTTCATTAAAAATCATACCGATTCTTTTTCTTGGAATGCCATTACTTTTTTGATTTTTCACAATATTTGAGCCGATATAATTATCATTATCTTTGCTCATAACCCAGCCCAAGCCTGCTTCTAGCGGTGTTGTTTCGTCGTTCATATCGTGGCCATAAAGCGGATAACCCATCTCTAAACGAAGTAAATCTCTTGAACCTAAACCAGCTGGTGTAACATTAAATTTTTCAACAAGCGTTGACCATAACTCAACTGATTTTTTGCCTGAAATACTAACCTCAAAGCCATCTTCACCAGTATAGCCTGTGCGGGTAACTAAACATTTTTCACCAAGAATTTCAACGAAACTCGCCTTCATATAGCCAATTTTTGAAAGGGGGAAATCAGTAAAGTTTTGTAAAATAGATTCCGCCTCAGCACCTTGAATGGCAAGTAAAGCTTGGTTTTCAAGGATTTCTAATTCAACGCCATCTGAAAGATTTTTCTTAAACCAAGCGATATCTTTATCTCTACAGCCAGCATTTATCACCACATGAAATTCATTTCTAGAAAGACGAGTTATGATTAAATCATCAATAATTCCTCCCTTTTCATTGGTGAGAACGGTATATTTGCACAAAAAATCGGTTAAACGATGAAAATCAGAAGGGGTAATTTTATTAAGGTAACTTGGTGCAGCTAAGCCTTTCACTCTAAGCTGACCCATATGAGAAACATCAAAAAGCCCGACTTTATTTCTAACAGCATTATGCTCAGCAATTATACCAGCGCGATAATATAAGGGCATATCAAAACCAGCGAATTCCGCCATTTTTGCACCAAGTTCAATATGTTTTTTGTAAAGAGGAGTTTTTTTAAGTGCCATATTCAAAATTTTTTTCAGAGGCTAAAATTTATAGCAGAACATTTCAAGCAAAATCTATAAATATAATTTTATGTTTTAGATTATTACAGCAAATTGTTTCATTTTAACATAATAATTAAATTCTTCAGTTTAAGTATTTGAAATTTAAGGGAAAATTTTTGGCATAGAAACGGCTTATAAAATTAAAAGCAAGTAGCTAATAATTCCAAGTAGGAAAGTAAGTAAACTTGGGGGAGTTTATGAATTTTTGTGGCAGGGTGTTAACTATAGATGATCAAGAGGAAGATTTAGAGATATTAAATCATATACTAAAAAAATCTAATTACGAAACTATAAGCGCAAGAAATGGCTTGGAAGCACTTGATATGCTAGATAAAAATTCCGCAGTTGATGTTATTGTGCTTGATAGAATGATGCCCAAAATGGACGGAATGAGCTTTATAAGAAGGATAAAAGAAGATAATCGCTTTCGTGATACGCCAATTATTATGCAAACCGCAATGAATGAGGATTATCAAATACAAGAAGGTATAGAAGCTGGCGTTTATTGGTATATTACCAAGCCATTTAACCAAAATATGTTGGCAAGCCTCGTGAAATCAGCTTATAGAGCCAACAAAAGGAATAAGAAAATTTCAGCAATTACTGATTTTTATATTGATAGCAGAAAAAAATTCAAAGGCGGAATGGATAGATTAAATAGTGCTAATTTCTGCATTAAAACTATTGAAGAAGCTAGGGATTTAGCCCACACTATTGCGATTGCTTATACTGAGCCAAAAATTATGGTTGGTGCAATTTCTGAGCTTTTGGTGAATGCTGTAGAACACGGAAATTTAGGAATTTCTTTTGAAGAAAAGCACCAATTAATTTTAGATGGAATGTGGGAAGATGAAATAGAATATCGCTATAATATGCCTGAAAATCAGAGGAAATCTGTGCAGGTGAATTTGTTTAGAGAAAATGGCGAGCTTATCTTAAAAATAAAAGATGATGGTGATGGTTTTGATGTTAAACCCTTCTTGAGTTTTGATTCAGATAGAGCCTTCAAAGCTAACGGCAGAGGGATTTATCTGGCTTCACTCGCATTCAATAAAATTGAATATTCCACCAAAGGTAATGAAGTTACTTGCTGGGGTTAGGGAAATTGTTCGATAAAATAGATTTTAGACACTTAACCGCAAATTGTCACCCCGCATTTATTGCGGGGTTAAACAATAAACGCATTCAAAACTTAATCCTAAAACACTTTCAACCAATAACCCCGCAATAAATGCGGGGTGACATTTAGGTGAAAAGCTAAAAATTTACGGATAGTAGTAATTATAGCTGGTAAGGTTAACGCCCCTTAAATAATTGGCTTGCGAAGAGGCCTGAGATAATTGCTAAAAAAACCGCTAAAATACCATAAATGTAAGGTTTATTGTGTGCAAAATTGAACATAAAGGCTTCAAAACCAACTTGTTCAACAATTATTGGCATTGTTTGAACGCTCTGAAGCAAGCCATCATTAAACAGAAAAATATCTATATTATAGGTGCCACGAATAATATTTTTGGGGAATTTTATAAAAGTTCTAAATAAGGTTTCACCCCAGAATAAAATATCTTCATTCTTGCTGAAATAAAGCTGTTGCTCTTTCATTATATCGTTAATTTCTTTGGTGATTTTTTTAGCTGAGCTTTTATCGCCGATGTTAGAATCAGAAATTACAGAATATCTAAGGTTTTCAAACCCAATTTTCAGAGATTTTAGAAGTGAAATATTTTGAATTGAGGAAATATCTCGCATAGATGAAATTGAATAAAAGCTATAAACATCTTTAACTTTTGTGTTTTCAATATTCGTCCAGATGCCAGCAACTTTGCCCTTTTTACGTAAGATATAATCTTTTTTAGGGCCAGTTGCGAGAATGATAATATTGCCAGCATCATTCCTTGCACCATAAATTAGAACATCTTGGCCTTTGAATTTGTGATCAATATCAATTTTTCTAGGGTAGGCATCAGCCACAATTGGCCTTGCATTTGCATTTAGTGAGGCAAGTAAAATAATTAAAAAGAGAAAAATATTTAAGAATTTAATCACTATTAACGCTTAGGGAATATAAGTTTTCAGGCTCTAAAAATAATCCAAAGCCAAGCCTTAAGCATACAGCAAGAATTAAAATTGATAAGAAAAATCTTAATTTTAAGGCTGGTATTTTATTTGACATTCTTGAACCGAATTGAGCCCCAATTACGCCGCCGATAATTAGGATTACCGCCAAAACCATATCAACTGATTTAGTTGAAACTGAATGCATTAAAGTTACTACTGATGAAGTGAAGATAATTTGAAAAAGTGAAGTGCCAACAACAATATTTGGAGGCATTTTTAGAAGATATATCATCGCGGGAATCATAAGAAAACCACCACCTATACCCATAATTGAAACCATAATACCCGCGATAGCACCAATTAAAATTGGTGAAATTAAACTTACTTTAAGCCCAGATTTTTCAAATTCTAAAACATAAGGCATATGAATATTTTTGAGTTTTCCAGTTAAATATCTAAATCCCAAAATATCAACTAAATGAAACTTAAATTTTTTATCTCTTGGCAAGTGAGCCTCAAGGTGAAGAAGGTTTTTTCCGCTTTCAATAAACATTAAACCACCAATTCCACCTAGGAAAATTACATAAATAAGAGAGATTGCTATATCAATTTGCCCGATATTTTTAAGCCAAGTAAAGATTAATATACCAATGTATGAGCCAATTAATCCGCCGATTAGAAGGAATAAGCCCATTTTCAAATCAACATTTTTTCTATACCACTGATTCATAAAGCCAGTAACAGATGAAGCGATAATTTGATTTGCAGAAGTTGCAACTGCAACAGAGGGCGGAACGCCAATAAATATTAGTATTGGGGTTACCAGAAAGCCACCACCTATACCAAAAAGCCCTGCAAGCAAGCCACCGCAAGTGCCAACTAAAAGTAGCAAGAAAATATCAATCGGAATTTCTGCTATTGGTAGGTAAATTGACATAGGTAGTTAGTAAAAATATTAATGTTTTTGAGTCATTTCGAACGAAGTGAGAAATCTAGTTGTAATATAAAAATCCTGATAAATCTCGCTTCGCTCGATATGAAACTTAAAAATTTAATTCTCAAAATTGCCTTTTTCTTTTTCAAATTTAACAATATCGCCTCTATCAAGGCCTAGTTTATCTGCAAGCCCTGCGTTGATTTCTAAAACATATTTCGCTGGATAAATTGAATTTACAAATTCAGTTGAATGTGGAACTGCATTTTTACCAATATGCTTAATCTCAAAATCAGAGCCAATATAGACTATATCAAGCGGTATATAAGTGTTTTTCATCCAAAAATTGCGTATAGTTACATCAGGAAATATAAAAAACATTCCCTTATTTTCTGGCATTTCTTTAACATACATTAAGCCGAATGATCTCTTAAAGGCATCATCGGCAACATCAACTTGAAAATTTATAATTTCGCCGTTTTGTTTTTTTATTTCAATTTTTCCCATACTATATTGAGGCTTATTTTCTTCAGTAAATTCTTCACCGTGATTTTGATAAGCAATTTCTCTGCGGTTATTATCTGCTTGGAAATTGAAATACCAACCAGCCCACAATAATGCAATTATAATTGAGAAGAAAATTGTATTTTTATATTTCATAATTTTTGTTCAATTAAAACTTCAAATCTGCCTTTTGTAAAAAATCCAGCTTGAATTTCAGTGTAATCATTTTGACTTAAACCCTTGAATATCAGCCTTGGTAATTCAGTTGAGTGAGATAGCCCAAGCCTTGTGAACATCATCAATACTGGGCTAAAATCATTTCTAGTAATGTAATAAGGGATAAAATTTATTTGGCTAGTTTGTTTTAACAACTCCATTAAGTTTTGAGGTTCATCACTAACTGCAACAAATAAGTAATCAATATCATATTTACTTGATGGGTGTGATTTCATAAGCCTATTGAGCGATGTTAG belongs to Rickettsiales bacterium and includes:
- a CDS encoding transcriptional repressor → MKQIKKTNDELVLDVIKKALAPVSAYEILAKLKNKIKSPPIIYRALARLEKSGNIHQIQATSTYTACHGNHNHQALNAMIICNKCGKIDEVAGVNFDEIILKAITKSALKIIPKSIEIIGLCNNCEA
- a CDS encoding ELM1/GtrOC1 family putative glycosyltransferase encodes the protein MLGWLKKKPVIWLVSDGTDNIVQSRELAKNLTKPQYIYEFTRLNANSNFEFPDIAVGVGYNIADILISLKERSKNKTKIISILDPLKNQSDFDYIILPSYEPYKINSGNIIYSRGLINYINPRFLEKVKKDKKFKFFNEFKLKPPFTTLILGGRHTGGNVSEEDVEILAERLNQIITHKGGTILISSSRRTEAKTIARLKEKLHAPFYFYDYSERKIENPYNYFLAISDEIIVTGDSVRMMCEAVSSGKKIRIFKPKMLGFQYYSLIDEFIKNNNAIDLMDKNFDTKPFSTQLINEAKRIAEIIKLSFANKKSV
- a CDS encoding cold-shock protein, whose protein sequence is MATGTVKWFNFKKGFGFIQPDTGGADVFVHKSAVIASNVRLHEGDKISFELATEKGKLTAVNLKVING
- a CDS encoding molybdopterin-binding protein, whose translation is MNKTAALLIIGNEILSGKTQDKNLNYIAKKLVEMGINFCEVRVVKDIKEEIAEAVNQLRKKYDYLFTTGGIGPTHDDITIESIAYAFGVKAVEHPEARKRLEEYYKNRGSELNEARLRMALTPEGASLIDNPLTSAPGCKIENVFILAGIPSIMQVMFDYASQFLVQGRKILSETISCNLVEGDVAVPLAEIQKANPETEIGSYPFIYEGKYSVSLVVRGLDEEKVKFAASQIRDLVLSKNGKFIESN
- the gcvH gene encoding glycine cleavage system protein GcvH, with the translated sequence MSIKYTKEHETIRVEGDIITIGITDYAKDALGDLVFIQLPEKGLNVKKGQDFAVVESVKIASEIYTPVSGEIVEVNSTLADNVDDLKLNLEKGWIAKIKMSNPTELSDLMDENSYKEYLKSL
- the gcvT gene encoding glycine cleavage system aminomethyltransferase GcvT; the protein is MALKKTPLYKKHIELGAKMAEFAGFDMPLYYRAGIIAEHNAVRNKVGLFDVSHMGQLRVKGLAAPSYLNKITPSDFHRLTDFLCKYTVLTNEKGGIIDDLIITRLSRNEFHVVINAGCRDKDIAWFKKNLSDGVELEILENQALLAIQGAEAESILQNFTDFPLSKIGYMKASFVEILGEKCLVTRTGYTGEDGFEVSISGKKSVELWSTLVEKFNVTPAGLGSRDLLRLEMGYPLYGHDMNDETTPLEAGLGWVMSKDNDNYIGSNIVKNQKSNGIPRKRIGMIFNEKVVAREGSEIFKNGNKIGIITSGGFSPVLQKPISMGIISNDFAKEGEVLEVDVRGKKYQAIVSRFTFVQPKIKKIVG
- a CDS encoding response regulator; the protein is MNFCGRVLTIDDQEEDLEILNHILKKSNYETISARNGLEALDMLDKNSAVDVIVLDRMMPKMDGMSFIRRIKEDNRFRDTPIIMQTAMNEDYQIQEGIEAGVYWYITKPFNQNMLASLVKSAYRANKRNKKISAITDFYIDSRKKFKGGMDRLNSANFCIKTIEEARDLAHTIAIAYTEPKIMVGAISELLVNAVEHGNLGISFEEKHQLILDGMWEDEIEYRYNMPENQRKSVQVNLFRENGELILKIKDDGDGFDVKPFLSFDSDRAFKANGRGIYLASLAFNKIEYSTKGNEVTCWG
- a CDS encoding TIGR02186 family protein, whose product is MIKFLNIFLFLIILLASLNANARPIVADAYPRKIDIDHKFKGQDVLIYGARNDAGNIIILATGPKKDYILRKKGKVAGIWTNIENTKVKDVYSFYSISSMRDISSIQNISLLKSLKIGFENLRYSVISDSNIGDKSSAKKITKEINDIMKEQQLYFSKNEDILFWGETLFRTFIKFPKNIIRGTYNIDIFLFNDGLLQSVQTMPIIVEQVGFEAFMFNFAHNKPYIYGILAVFLAIISGLFASQLFKGR
- a CDS encoding sulfite exporter TauE/SafE family protein gives rise to the protein MSIYLPIAEIPIDIFLLLLVGTCGGLLAGLFGIGGGFLVTPILIFIGVPPSVAVATSANQIIASSVTGFMNQWYRKNVDLKMGLFLLIGGLIGSYIGILIFTWLKNIGQIDIAISLIYVIFLGGIGGLMFIESGKNLLHLEAHLPRDKKFKFHLVDILGFRYLTGKLKNIHMPYVLEFEKSGLKVSLISPILIGAIAGIMVSIMGIGGGFLMIPAMIYLLKMPPNIVVGTSLFQIIFTSSVVTLMHSVSTKSVDMVLAVILIIGGVIGAQFGSRMSNKIPALKLRFFLSILILAVCLRLGFGLFLEPENLYSLSVNSD
- a CDS encoding DUF192 domain-containing protein, with the protein product MKYKNTIFFSIIIALLWAGWYFNFQADNNRREIAYQNHGEEFTEENKPQYSMGKIEIKKQNGEIINFQVDVADDAFKRSFGLMYVKEMPENKGMFFIFPDVTIRNFWMKNTYIPLDIVYIGSDFEIKHIGKNAVPHSTEFVNSIYPAKYVLEINAGLADKLGLDRGDIVKFEKEKGNFEN